Proteins from a genomic interval of Anolis sagrei isolate rAnoSag1 chromosome 1, rAnoSag1.mat, whole genome shotgun sequence:
- the LOC132761534 gene encoding two pore calcium channel protein 1-like isoform X1 yields the protein MEAAGGSREGSPKEEEEEEEKKEKEETEPTPTPTPRIPVSAAMGDAAQQEGLLQAAAYVYDAQYNRNIPFETSPKAIRLYYLYNHWSMQAATYFFIFVDLALALFEEPAVYLLPFLVTSLVEVLCLLVFFGRLVHFAQVTPRNVFWKDTKNICIMISILVTLIDLIVYGALRISAIRGIRWSRPLRPVFLINFAESRQIRRAFRSIRNTLPEITYVFLLFMFSVLMFSLMALKLFGDRNLKTVEGSPYFTNYLEIVFNMYVLVTTANSPDVMMPAYDFSWWYCLFFIVYVIINTYIFMSVFLAVVYNNYRKHLKNEIRKLAYMKRRKMIEAFNLLKVKEGAEFVVKEDQWKRLVKLVAPDISTSHRELLLRISDEEQKGCVDKKSFIRLADLLNIQVITIKLHSHPLDIWFPHVYNSTPSLFIRSMVRHKGFVWMYDIIILINAVFIALDEKNPYISYAEWVFLCLYIVEILLKLYTYEPRTFFARNQFWNWFDTSIIIAALIATVLNTTLRSVTIYNSQQVLDIVFILRVLRLIRIIDSIQRFRVIMNTLINIMPTMLTFGGLVLVVYYIFSIVGMEIFQGKVKFFAGNTTTQHALYCGNPALKDSTFARAKYCKNNFNNIASSFIVLMELTVVNQWHVIASGFALVTHQAAKLYFIIFHIVIVIMIVNIFIAFILEAFFVEYSLEKSEVETAIEKKIQELGVGIQEDELLDGKLLDNMETSENDLGGEEGTATKKKLKGLMFKIASKRYRTVDALLQRMFEAEIPPEEEGPSLDQILNLSPDDAYPKAPVFDNAA from the exons ATGGAGGCCGCCGGGGGGAGCcgggaagggagccccaaagaggaggaggaggaggaagagaagaaagagaaggaggagaccgAGCCAACGCCGACGCCAACACCGCGCATTCCCGTCTCAGCAGCCATGGGAGACGCGGCGCAACAGGAG GGCCTACTACAGGCAGCAGCATATGTCTATGATGCCCAGTATAACAGGAACATCCCATTTGAGACCTCACCAAAGGCAATCAG GCTTTACTATCTCTACAACCACTGGTCCATGCAAGCAGCCACTTACTTCTTTATTTTTGTGGACCTTGCACTTGCGCTGTTTGAGGAACCTGCTGTGTATTTACTTCCCTTCTTG GTTACCTCATTGGTTGAAGTTCTATGCCTCTTGGTCTTCTTTGGGAGGCTGGTCCATTTTGCACAAGTTACTCCTCGCAATGTATTCTGGAAGGACACAAAGAACATCTGCATCATGATATCAATATTG GTGACTTTGATCGACCTCATTGTCTACGGTGCTCTTCGGATCTCAGCCATTCGTGGCATCCGGTGGTCAAGACCTTTGCGGCCCGTTTTCTTAATAAATTTTGCAGAAAGTCGTCAG atccGTCGAGCTTTCCGTAGCATCCGAAACACTCTTCCAGAGATCACCTACGTCTTTTTACTGTTCATGTTCAGTGTCCTGATGTTTTCTCTTATGGCTCTGAAGCTATTTGGAGACAG GAATTTGAAGACTGTGGAAGGCTCTCCATATTTTACAAATTACCTTGAAATCGTATTCAATATGTATGTGCTGGTGACTACAGCAAATAGCCCTGACGTCAT gATGCCTGCCTATGACTTCAGTTGGTGGTACTGCCTGTTCTTCATAGTTTATGTTATAATCAACACATACATCTTCATGTCAGTTTTCTTGGCTGTTGTGTACAACAATtacagaaaacacttgaag AATGAGATCCGCAAACTTGCTTATATGAAAAGGCGCAAGATGATAGAAGCTTTCAACCTCTTGAAGGTCAAAGAAGGGGCAGAGTTTGTTGTCAAAGAAGACCAGTGGAAGCGCCTTGTAAAACTAGTGGCACCTGATATCAGCACATCTCACCGAGAGCTCCTGTTAAGGATATCTGATGAAGAACAGAAAGGCTGTGTGG ACAAAAAGTCTTTTATACGCCTGGCAGATCTTTTGAATATACAGGTGATCACAATAAAGCTTCACAGCCATCCCTTGGACATCTGGTTTCCCCATGTGTACAATTCTACTCCCAGCCTGTTCATACGCAGCATGGTCCGGCACAA GGGATTCGTGTGGatgtatgatataataatattgatCAATGCGGTCTTTATTGCATTGGATGAGAAGAATCCTTATATTTCCTATGCAGAATgggtttttctttgtttgtaCATAGTTGAGATTCTCCTCAAGTTGTACACCTATGAACCCAGGACCTTTTTTGCAAGGAATCAGTTCTGGAACTG gtTTGATACTTCTATAATTATTGCTGCATTGATAGCAACAGTACTCAACACTACACTTAGGTCAG TGACcatatacaacagccagcaagtacTGGATATCGTGTTCATCCTGCGGGTTCTTAGGCTCATAAGAATTATTGACAGTATTCAAAG ATTTCGTGTCATCATGAATACACTAATAAACATCATGCCTACGATGCTGACCTTTGGTGGGTTGGTTCTG gtggtatattatatattttccaTTGTTGGGATGGAGATCTTTCAGGGGAAAGTCAAGTTCTTTGCTGGAAATACAACCACACAGCATGCCCTGTATTGTGGAAATCCTGCTCTGAAAGATAGTACATTTGCTCGTGCCAAATATTGCAAGAATAACTTCAACAACATTGCATCATCGTTCATTGTCCTCATGGAATTAACAGTCGTCAACCAATGGCATG TCATTGCCAGTGGATTTGCCCTTGTGACTCACCAGGCAGCAAAGCTGTACTTCATCATCTTTCATATCGTCATTGTGATTATGATTGTTAA CATATTCATAGCATTTATCCTGGAAGCTTTCTTTGTGGAATATTCCCTTGAAAAAAGTGAAGTTGAAACTGCCATTGAGAAGAAGATCCAAGAGCTTGGTGTAGGCATCCAAGA ggatGAACTGCTGGACGGTAAACTTTTAGACAACATGGAAACCAGTGAAAATGATCTCGGAGGTGAAGAAGGAACAGCAACGAAGAAAAAACTTAAAGGACTGATGTTTAAAATTGCTTCCAAAA GATACAGAACTGTGGATGCTTTACTTCAACGCATGTTTGAAGCAGAGATTCCTCCAGAAGAAGAAGGGCCTTCATTGGATCAGATCTTAAACCTTTCTCCGGATGATGCTTATCCCAAAGCTCCCGTTTTTGACAATGCTGCATAA
- the LOC132761534 gene encoding two pore calcium channel protein 1-like isoform X2 — translation MPLGLLWEAGPFCTSYSSQCILEGHKEHLHHDINIGDFDRPHCLRCSSDLSHSWHPVVKTFAARFLNKFCRKSSGRLWPGLALGKLNHEIRRAFRSIRNTLPEITYVFLLFMFSVLMFSLMALKLFGDRNLKTVEGSPYFTNYLEIVFNMYVLVTTANSPDVMMPAYDFSWWYCLFFIVYVIINTYIFMSVFLAVVYNNYRKHLKNEIRKLAYMKRRKMIEAFNLLKVKEGAEFVVKEDQWKRLVKLVAPDISTSHRELLLRISDEEQKGCVDKKSFIRLADLLNIQVITIKLHSHPLDIWFPHVYNSTPSLFIRSMVRHKGFVWMYDIIILINAVFIALDEKNPYISYAEWVFLCLYIVEILLKLYTYEPRTFFARNQFWNWFDTSIIIAALIATVLNTTLRSVTIYNSQQVLDIVFILRVLRLIRIIDSIQRFRVIMNTLINIMPTMLTFGGLVLVVYYIFSIVGMEIFQGKVKFFAGNTTTQHALYCGNPALKDSTFARAKYCKNNFNNIASSFIVLMELTVVNQWHVIASGFALVTHQAAKLYFIIFHIVIVIMIVNIFIAFILEAFFVEYSLEKSEVETAIEKKIQELGVGIQEDELLDGKLLDNMETSENDLGGEEGTATKKKLKGLMFKIASKRYRTVDALLQRMFEAEIPPEEEGPSLDQILNLSPDDAYPKAPVFDNAA, via the exons ATGCCTCTTGGTCTTCTTTGGGAGGCTGGTCCATTTTGCACAAGTTACTCCTCGCAATGTATTCTGGAAGGACACAAAGAACATCTGCATCATGATATCAATATTG GTGACTTTGATCGACCTCATTGTCTACGGTGCTCTTCGGATCTCAGCCATTCGTGGCATCCGGTGGTCAAGACCTTTGCGGCCCGTTTTCTTAATAAATTTTGCAGAAAGTCGTCAG GCAGGCTttggcctggcctggccttggGGAAGCTGAACCATGAG atccGTCGAGCTTTCCGTAGCATCCGAAACACTCTTCCAGAGATCACCTACGTCTTTTTACTGTTCATGTTCAGTGTCCTGATGTTTTCTCTTATGGCTCTGAAGCTATTTGGAGACAG GAATTTGAAGACTGTGGAAGGCTCTCCATATTTTACAAATTACCTTGAAATCGTATTCAATATGTATGTGCTGGTGACTACAGCAAATAGCCCTGACGTCAT gATGCCTGCCTATGACTTCAGTTGGTGGTACTGCCTGTTCTTCATAGTTTATGTTATAATCAACACATACATCTTCATGTCAGTTTTCTTGGCTGTTGTGTACAACAATtacagaaaacacttgaag AATGAGATCCGCAAACTTGCTTATATGAAAAGGCGCAAGATGATAGAAGCTTTCAACCTCTTGAAGGTCAAAGAAGGGGCAGAGTTTGTTGTCAAAGAAGACCAGTGGAAGCGCCTTGTAAAACTAGTGGCACCTGATATCAGCACATCTCACCGAGAGCTCCTGTTAAGGATATCTGATGAAGAACAGAAAGGCTGTGTGG ACAAAAAGTCTTTTATACGCCTGGCAGATCTTTTGAATATACAGGTGATCACAATAAAGCTTCACAGCCATCCCTTGGACATCTGGTTTCCCCATGTGTACAATTCTACTCCCAGCCTGTTCATACGCAGCATGGTCCGGCACAA GGGATTCGTGTGGatgtatgatataataatattgatCAATGCGGTCTTTATTGCATTGGATGAGAAGAATCCTTATATTTCCTATGCAGAATgggtttttctttgtttgtaCATAGTTGAGATTCTCCTCAAGTTGTACACCTATGAACCCAGGACCTTTTTTGCAAGGAATCAGTTCTGGAACTG gtTTGATACTTCTATAATTATTGCTGCATTGATAGCAACAGTACTCAACACTACACTTAGGTCAG TGACcatatacaacagccagcaagtacTGGATATCGTGTTCATCCTGCGGGTTCTTAGGCTCATAAGAATTATTGACAGTATTCAAAG ATTTCGTGTCATCATGAATACACTAATAAACATCATGCCTACGATGCTGACCTTTGGTGGGTTGGTTCTG gtggtatattatatattttccaTTGTTGGGATGGAGATCTTTCAGGGGAAAGTCAAGTTCTTTGCTGGAAATACAACCACACAGCATGCCCTGTATTGTGGAAATCCTGCTCTGAAAGATAGTACATTTGCTCGTGCCAAATATTGCAAGAATAACTTCAACAACATTGCATCATCGTTCATTGTCCTCATGGAATTAACAGTCGTCAACCAATGGCATG TCATTGCCAGTGGATTTGCCCTTGTGACTCACCAGGCAGCAAAGCTGTACTTCATCATCTTTCATATCGTCATTGTGATTATGATTGTTAA CATATTCATAGCATTTATCCTGGAAGCTTTCTTTGTGGAATATTCCCTTGAAAAAAGTGAAGTTGAAACTGCCATTGAGAAGAAGATCCAAGAGCTTGGTGTAGGCATCCAAGA ggatGAACTGCTGGACGGTAAACTTTTAGACAACATGGAAACCAGTGAAAATGATCTCGGAGGTGAAGAAGGAACAGCAACGAAGAAAAAACTTAAAGGACTGATGTTTAAAATTGCTTCCAAAA GATACAGAACTGTGGATGCTTTACTTCAACGCATGTTTGAAGCAGAGATTCCTCCAGAAGAAGAAGGGCCTTCATTGGATCAGATCTTAAACCTTTCTCCGGATGATGCTTATCCCAAAGCTCCCGTTTTTGACAATGCTGCATAA